The following DNA comes from archaeon BMS3Bbin15.
ACTTCTTCAGAATATCCTGATACCGTTGATGTAAGATAGGGCAGGTTTTGCCCACATGTTCTACTGCCCGATACAGACTCCTTTCTGCAGGCTTATCCTTTAACCCCAGACGCTCAAAACATTCTTCTGGATATGTGTCCAGGATCCGATGCACCGATACCCCATGGGTCAAACGGTTGTTCAGGAGGACCTTAACTCTGCCCTCGAAATTCTTCGCCTTTTTGGTGACCCCGTCAAAAATCCCGGAGACCAAACCGAAATCTTTTTCTGCCTTGTCCAACAAGGCTATTCCGCCTAAAGAAAATGTAGTGTTTTTCATGGGGAATAGTTGGCATAACGCCAATATATTTCCTATCTTTAGGCATTAAGTGGCGAGGTCAAGCTACAGAAGAACTTATAGAGAGAATGGAAAATGGAAGTTTAATTGGATTCATGCAGGGTATAAATAATGAAGCCATGTCTGAAACCCCGGAACCTCTCCCTTCGCTGATTGAAAAAGTACTTGGCTATGATACATTAAGCCCAAAGGAACATCTCGAAGGGCAGTACACATCCATTTTTGTTTATCCTGCTTACTTTGCTCCATATGAAACAGTATATCTCGAGCATAGCATTTCAGCTAAACCTTTTCTTTACGGGGAAGTAGGCGATATTGTGAAGGAGGAATATCTTTCAGCAGGTTTCAGAGTTTTTAGTTATGGCGATATGCCTGACAATATTTCTAATGAGCTTGCCTTCATGGAATATCTTGTTGGAATGGAGAATAGAGAAAATGAGGATGCGCAGAAGTGGCGTAAAATGGAAATAACATTTTTATCAGAGCATCTTTTAAAGTGGGTTCCACGGCTTCTTGAAGAAATGGAGACTGGAATAGAGTACTGGCGTGAATATGGCAGTTATCTCTGCGAGGACAGGTTCTGTAAGGAGAGGACTCAGACAAATCTTGTGCCAGGAAAGCTTTTTGAAAGGGCATGTGGTGTTATGGATTGCAGTGTAAGAATATCTGATTATCCTGATGGTATTGTTCCAGGACTGAAGTTCTACTATCTTATGGGAAAACTTCTGGGTAGTTTTCTTGATAAAGAAGCCAAGCTGATAGATACAGAGTTATTGAGAGTTTAGGTAGATATAAATCTAAATCTGCCCTCTTACTATCCCACAATGTGAAGTACACTTCCAATAATCGTAACCAATACTCCTGCAGCCATCAGAGCAGCCATCCAGTATATGGGATTTCCTCGTACAGAGATTGCAAGACCCACACCGAAGGCGCCCAGTGCTAGAATGGCTGCGGCAATCGGGAGCCATGTGAAACCTGGTATCATAACACTGACAAGGAGTGGTAATAGGGCTCCAGCAAAGCCGGCGACTGTTCCGATTGAGGTAACTATAAGTGCTTTACGGACTATGACATGGCCTAGCTGGCTATTTATTAAGTGCATAGGAGAGCTTAGATTGAGTTCTCTCGAGGCATCTACAAGTTCACGGCGGAGCCTGGAATACTCGGCAACGTAGAAGGTAAATACGCTTGGGAGAGCCACTCCAACAGCGATGCGAATTGCCAAACTAGGGCCAATATTCCCTCCAACATGCAGGATTTTCCCTGCAGTAAATATCAATGCGGTAATGATTCCATCTGTGAGCCCTACAACTATGGGGAATAACAGGTCTCTTTTCATCTGCGACGCCTGATAAATTCGACCATATGACTTCCAACTACCAGTTCATCAACTGAATGTACTACTGCTCCAGTTGCCTCAATAGCTTTTACCAGAGCAGCATAATCGATGTTGTTGCCTTCGACCGTAGTGACAGTACCCACTGTTTCCATGTCTATTTCTGTAACTGTGATATTGAATGCCTCTACTCCGGCGACCTTATCTATACTCCTTGCGATATCCAGAAGCGAGGGGAGGGAAAAGCTTTTGTCCACATCGAGTACAATGCGACGGATATTCATTGAGTTGTGTCCTATTTCAGGGTTGTCTTTTTGTTTTCTAAAACTATGTTGCATAGAATCAGCCTCTTAAATGGTATTTTGTACATTTTTAACCATGAATCATAAAGACTATATGACGGCTTATTTCATAATCTGAAACAGGAGCAATCAGATAACCAAATAAGAAGTCATGTTCTATACATACTTAAAACTTGCGCTGGCGACAGTATTTTCGGAGATTTCCTAATTTTCTGGAAGTTATTCTGCTGAAAAAACAAATGAGACTTTGATATTATTAAATTCTATATCTATATGCCAAAGTTTACATTATTGTTCACATTTGATGGATTTGTTTTAGATATGTAAATTCAAATGTTTACTTAAATCGATATTTTTATATATAATACAGAATCTTTATGAACTATGCAGTTCTCTGTAATCCTGGATGGCACATATACTTCTAAATGTCCCTACTGTGGGGTGGTGATGAAGAAATATGAACTTGAGAGCCACATAAAGCACCTATGCGATAGAAAGCTTCAGAATGGCAGAGGAAGAGTATCATGGAAGGTTATCAGAACAAAATTGGAATGCAGGTGTGGAAAAAGCTTCGTTTCCAGAGAGAGAATAAGAAGGCACATAAAGGATTGCCCATCACTGAAGCAGGATATAGAGAAGTTTTATTGTACATCATGCCATAAAAACAGCAGGATTCTTCTGGAAAAAGATGGAATTCCTATTTGCCCTAATTGTGCTTTGAAATTATATGCAAGAAAAGAAATCTTTGGTATTCCTGTGATAAATACTCTGGAAGATGAATATGCAGATATCTTCAAAGAGGTATCCATTAAATTTATGTATCGTCTGGGAGTGAGGAAGCTTCAAGAACTTGGCATTGAAGGGGTAGTTATAACCTCCAGGGAGAGTGAATCTGAGCACAATGTGGTTGTAACACCCCCTGGTATTATTGTGTTTATTCTTGACAATGTGCATAGTAAAGATGCAATGAAAATATTCAGTCTTTTGATACCCTCTGACCTGTACCTGAACTATCTCAGAACCTCATTGAATATGGGGTTTCAAAGGGAGGAAGGTGAACTTCTATCACTATTTGAACATAATGCAATAAATTTTGCTGAGAGGATTATATTTACAGAAAAAGCCATGCAGGAAAGAATAAATGAGGTCATAAATTCTGAGGTGGAGATTACGAAGAGTCTAATTGAGAATTTTCCAGCACCTTCAAAAGAGCATTTTTTCAGCTTAACCTGTGAAGAGAGGTTTGCTGAGATTTCTGAGTTGTGCTTCAGGTTCTCTCAGATGGAATGGATTATAGTTCATATGGAAGACAATAAGATAAAAGAGATGGCTTTAGAAAATAAAAAGATTCTGCAGGATTATGTTGACACTGGAAGAGGTGGAGCATTTGTTGCACTTTTCAGAACACGCTTTAACTGTGAGATTCCAGGCAATAATAGAGAAAAGAGGGAATTTATTAAAAGTATAGTCAGAGCCTTTGATGTGTGGACAAAGCATGAGAAACTGGGGCTCTTTTAA
Coding sequences within:
- a CDS encoding nitrate reductase delta subunit, with the translated sequence MENGSLIGFMQGINNEAMSETPEPLPSLIEKVLGYDTLSPKEHLEGQYTSIFVYPAYFAPYETVYLEHSISAKPFLYGEVGDIVKEEYLSAGFRVFSYGDMPDNISNELAFMEYLVGMENRENEDAQKWRKMEITFLSEHLLKWVPRLLEEMETGIEYWREYGSYLCEDRFCKERTQTNLVPGKLFERACGVMDCSVRISDYPDGIVPGLKFYYLMGKLLGSFLDKEAKLIDTELLRV